A part of Aegilops tauschii subsp. strangulata cultivar AL8/78 chromosome 2, Aet v6.0, whole genome shotgun sequence genomic DNA contains:
- the LOC109749680 gene encoding probable ubiquitin-conjugating enzyme E2 23, with translation MNVVAEPSKIYLLDLVSFGHESDGAGSRGLVVPDTWVHNDSLPVGTVAILCVDGSVVTRKACDVNVVDRSYFYPGEVVGSASDLGGLSLGDYVVSGPWLGRVVEVSTDVYVLFDDGAMCKVPDAESKMLRSVAKADALYRPEMNSPFYPGHRVTGDPCAVFKPSRWLNGHWRPERRAGTVTKLEMSGVLVHWIASAHGGTDQQLVQEFAPPAYQNPGNLTFFCSASDCTWGVADTCFLRKTSDDSLPAAAETNKGAGDVACAHDGNHQEDRPVACSDDEYEYDSDTTEEDERESPSTTTVPTKQQQEMRFYRKQLRKDYFDGHRRARCRDVGRYVELDQLPMSVASTHTTVDVLWQDGTRQLGAPSTSLVSFNILNEQEFLPGQFVFDNAFPAATAPVDAAVGVTGDDDGSAATRRVGFVRSLDCKDQMVHVSWFKAASRPGQAREIDCSDTVSAYSLEREPERYAYYGDVVVRLLPSGSTDGPSAPPSQGNHKNKADLSWVGRVVDLPDGFVQVKWGDGSTSTIMPSSVLPSEICVINEQNYDELEAEMGDWVEDDGIDPPQEPATDYTENVPQNPTGVDGDEDPAGRDGPAAIATARLGSAVSFVIGWASNVLARGKRCLSDWSSPSSSGSELSAAAENEGAPETVPGGGDHPRDDAAREVIDADDPASEGKEAADANGNEEPFRFLHFDVRDSPPDHHYLDTADQGGCGGKRWVKIVQREWKILENNLPDTIYVRAFENRIDLLRAVMVGASGTPYHDGLFFFDLLLPPSYPDAPPQVYYHSFGLRLNPNLYASGTVCLSLLNTFGGEGTEIWSPATSSLLQVLVSIQGLVLNNQPYYNEAEYEALVGTPEGCRNALPYNENAYLLTLRTMLHLLRRPPLGFEEFVRDHFRRRARFILRACEAYLQGCDVGTLCSEACATKRSSERQCSPGLRFTLANLVPRLVAAFAEIGAEGCV, from the exons ATGAACGTCGTGGCAGAACCTTCGAAGATCTACCTGTTAGACCTCGTGAGTTTTGGACATGAAAGCGACGGGGCTGGCAGCCGCGGCCTGGTAGTACCGGACACCTGGGTGCACAACGACTCGCTCCCTGTCGGGACCGTCGCGATTCTCTGCGTCGACGGCTCTGTGGTGACCAGGAAAGCCTGCGACGTCAACGTCGTCGACAGAAGCTACTTCTACCCCGGCGAGGTCGTCGGATCCGCGTCGGACCTCGGCG GGCTCAGCCTGGGCGACTATGTCGTGTCCGGGCCGTGGCTTGGCCGGGTCGTCGAGGTGTCCACTGATGTCTACGTGTTATTCGACGATGGCGCCATGTGCAAGGTCCCCGACGCAGAGTCCAAGATGCTACGATCAGTGGCCAAGGCCGACGCCCTTTACCGCCCTGAGATGAATAGCCCTTTTTACCCGGGGCACCGGGTGACCGGCGACCCATGTGCCGTCTTCAAGCCCTCCCGGTGGCTCAACGGCCATTGGAGGCCAGAGCGTAGAGCAGGCACCGTCACCAAGCTCGAGATGTCCGGCGTCCTCGTCCACTGGATCGCGTCGGCGCACGGCGGCACCGATCAACAGCTCGTTCAAGAGTTTGCTCCCCCGGCCTATCAGAACCCTGGCAATCTGACCTTCTTTTGCTCCGCGTCTGACTGCACCTGGGGCGTAGCCGACACGTGCTTCCTTCGAAAAACCAGTGACGACTCACTTCCCGCCGCCGCCGAAACCAACAAGGGTGCTGGCGATGTGGCCTGTGCTCATGATGGCAATCACCAGGAGGATCGACCCGTCGCATGTTCAGACGACGAATATGAGTATGACAGTGACACGACAGAAGAAGATGAGCGCGAATCACCAAGTACAACTACGGTCCCCACAAAGCAGCAGCAGGAGATGAGGTTTTACCGGAAGCAGCTAAGGAAGGATTACTTCGATGGTCACAGGAGGGCGCGATGCCGGGACGTCGGGAGGTACGTGGAGTTGGACCAACTGCCCATGAGCGTCGCTAGCACCCACACCACCGTCGACGTGTTGTGGCAGGACGGCACACGGCAGCTCGGTGCACCATCGACATCCCTCGTCTCCTTCAACATCTTGAACGAGCAAGAGTTCCTCCCAGGGCAGTTTGTTTTCGACAACGCCTTTCCCGCGGCAACTGCCCCCGTTGATGCTGCCGTCGGTGTTACCGGCGACGATGACGGTTCAGCTGCGACGAGGCGTGTGGGCTTCGTCAGAAGCCTGGATTGCAAGGACCAGATGGTGCACGTCTCGTGGTTCAAAGCGGCGTCACGCCCCGGCCAAGCAAGAGAGATCGATTGCAGTGATACCGTCAGCGCGTACAGCCTAGAAAGGGAGCCTGAACGCTATGCTTACTATGGAGATGTCGTTGTTCGCCTGCTACCATCAGGATCAACTGACGGCCCAAGTGCACCGCCGTCACAGGGCAACCATAAGAACAAAGCCGATCTTTCATGGGTCGGGCGTGTGGTAGACCTGCCTGATGGCTTTGTCCAAGTCAAGTGGGGTGATGGTAGCACGTCAACGATAATGCCATCTTCT GTGCTGCCCAGCGAGATATGTGTCATCAACGAACAGAACTACGACGAACTAGAGGCTGAAATGGGCGATTGGGTGGAGGACGACGGCATTGATCCACCCCAAGAACCGGCAACCGACTACACG GAAAATGTTCCACAAAACCCAACCGGCGTCGACGGCGACGAGGATCCTGCGGGCAGAGATGGCCCTGCCGCGATAGCAACAGCCCGCCTGGGTTCCGCCGTCTCGTTTGTGATCGGATGGGCAAGCAATGTGTTAGCTCGAGGTAAAAGGTGTCTATCAGATTGGTCTTCGCCGTCATCATCAGGCTCCGAGTTATCTGCAGCTGCAGAGAATGAGGGAGCACCCGAGACAGTACCTGGTGGTGGTGACCATCCTAGGGATGACGCTGCAAGGGAGGTCATCGATGCGGACGATCCTGCCAGTGAGGGGAAGGAGGCTGCAGATGCTAACGGCAATGAGGAGCCATTCCGTTTTCTGCATTTTGACGTACGAGATAGCCCTCCGGATCACCATTACCTTGACACCGCGGACCAG GGCGGCTGCGGTGGAAAGAGGTGGGTCAAGATAGTGCAGAGAGAGTGGAAAATACTAGAGAACAACTTACCAG ATACCATCTACGTGCGGGCATTCGAGAACCGCATAGATCTGCTCCGGGCTGTCATGGTGGGCGCTAGCGGAACACCGTATCACGACGGGCTCTTCTTCTTCGACTTGTTGCTGCCGCCGTCCTACCCAGACGCACCGCCGCAGGTGTACTATCACTCGTTCGGACTCCGTCTCAATCCTAATCTATATGCCTCTGGAACAGTGTGCCTCAGCCTTCTCAACACCTTCGGCGGAGAGGGCACGGAGATCTGGTCACCAGCGACGTCGAGCCTGCTCCAGGTTCTAGTCTCCATCCAGGGCCTCGTTCTCAACAACCAGCCCTACTACAATGAGGCTGAATACGAAGCTCTGGTCGGCACACCAGAGGGTTGCCGCAATGCTTTGCCGTACAACGAGAATGCCTACCTACTCACCCTGCGAACTATGCTTCATCTACTGCGCCGACCACCTTTGGGGTTCGAGGAGTTTGTCAGGGACCACTTCCGCCGCCGGGCGAGGTTCATACTCAGGGCATGCGAGGCATATCTTCAAGGATGCGACGTTGGAACGCTTTGTAGTGAGGCATGTGCCACCAAGAGGAGTAGCGAGCGGCAGTGCTCACCTGGGTTAAGGTTCACGCTCGCCAATCTGGTGCCAAGGCTCGTTGCGGCATTCGCGGAGATCGGTGCCGAGGGATGTGTGTAA